From one Streptomyces spiramyceticus genomic stretch:
- a CDS encoding SAM-dependent methyltransferase, whose protein sequence is MTDEWQGWREATEAALYGPEGFYVRPGGPGPAGHFRTSVHASPLFASAVAQLLTEVDDALGQPDELALVDIGAGRGELLTGVLTALPPGLSARVRPYAVERAPRPADLDPRVEWRAEPPSGVSGLLFANEWLDNVPVDVAETDAEGTARYVLVRATDGEERLGDEVTGADAEWLTRWWPLGAGAGAGAGAGADADMGAGVDAGAGPGQGPWQAYETDPAEAAGQGPGHEAIRAELGRKRGARPLQPAGPDQGHEAESAQPAGLSQGYEADAAEAIGPGGGYMAEPAPPVGSAQWAAAGLRAEIGRPRDLAWAAAVATLDAGLAVAVDYAHSRAARPPFGSLTGFRTGREVRPVPDGSCDITAHVALDACALPGAELLTQREALHRLGVTAARPPLALASTDPAAYVRALASTGEAAELTARGGLGDFGWLMQWVPFPPARPSNGGRSGGRP, encoded by the coding sequence GTGACGGATGAGTGGCAGGGGTGGCGGGAAGCGACGGAGGCCGCGCTGTACGGGCCCGAAGGGTTCTACGTACGCCCCGGAGGGCCTGGTCCGGCAGGCCATTTCCGTACGTCGGTGCACGCGTCCCCGCTCTTCGCTTCGGCCGTCGCGCAGCTGCTGACGGAGGTCGACGACGCACTGGGGCAGCCGGACGAGCTGGCGCTGGTCGACATCGGCGCGGGCCGGGGTGAGCTGCTGACCGGCGTGCTGACGGCGCTGCCGCCGGGCCTCTCGGCGCGGGTGCGGCCGTACGCGGTGGAACGGGCGCCCCGCCCGGCGGACCTGGACCCCCGCGTCGAGTGGCGGGCCGAGCCGCCGTCGGGCGTGAGCGGGCTGCTGTTCGCGAACGAGTGGCTGGACAACGTGCCGGTGGACGTCGCGGAGACGGACGCGGAGGGTACGGCGCGATACGTGCTCGTACGGGCGACGGACGGCGAGGAACGTCTGGGCGATGAGGTGACGGGCGCGGACGCGGAGTGGCTGACGCGGTGGTGGCCGCTGGGGGCGGGTGCGGGTGCGGGTGCGGGCGCGGGCGCGGATGCGGACATGGGCGCGGGCGTGGATGCCGGCGCGGGGCCCGGCCAGGGCCCGTGGCAGGCGTACGAGACAGATCCTGCTGAGGCCGCAGGACAGGGGCCGGGGCACGAGGCCATACGTGCGGAGCTGGGCCGGAAGCGCGGGGCGCGGCCCCTGCAGCCGGCTGGGCCGGACCAAGGGCACGAGGCGGAGTCTGCGCAGCCTGCGGGCCTGTCGCAGGGGTACGAGGCAGACGCTGCGGAGGCCATAGGTCCGGGCGGGGGGTACATGGCCGAGCCCGCGCCGCCCGTCGGGTCGGCGCAGTGGGCCGCCGCCGGGCTGCGGGCCGAGATTGGGCGGCCCCGGGACCTCGCGTGGGCCGCCGCCGTTGCGACGCTCGACGCGGGGCTCGCGGTTGCCGTGGACTACGCCCACTCCCGCGCGGCACGCCCGCCGTTCGGCTCGCTGACCGGGTTCCGTACGGGGCGCGAGGTACGCCCCGTACCCGACGGAAGCTGCGACATCACCGCCCACGTGGCGCTGGACGCGTGCGCGCTTCCGGGGGCGGAACTGCTGACGCAGCGCGAGGCCCTGCACCGCCTCGGCGTAACGGCCGCGCGCCCACCGCTCGCACTGGCGAGTACGGATCCGGCGGCGTACGTACGGGCGCTCGCGTCGACGGGTGAAGCCGCCGAGCTGACGGCACGGGGCGGCCTGGGGGACTTCGGCTGGCTGATGCAGTGGGTGCCTTTCCCACCCGCCCGTCCGTCCAACGGGGGCAGGAGTGGGGGACGCCCCTAG
- a CDS encoding NADH-quinone oxidoreductase subunit D, with the protein MTETTVGIGGAAESTDMVLNIGPQHPSTHGVLRLRLVLDGERIQHAEPVIGYMHRGAEKLFEARDYRQIVMLANRHDWLSAFSNELGVVMAVERMLGMEVPERAVWTRTLLAELNRVLNHLMFLGSYPLELGGITPVFYAFREREELQAVMEEVSGGRMHYMFNRVGGLKEDLPAGWLGRARETIADVRSRMDVYDNLVLGNEIFRGRTRGVGILSAEAVHAYGVSGPIARASGVDFDLRRDEPYLAYGELQDTLKVATRTEGDCLARFEILLDQTHNALDIADACLDRMADLPPGPINQRLPKVLKAPEGHTYAWTENPLGINGYYLVSKGEKTPYRLKLRSASFNNIQALTELLPGTLVADMVAILGSLFFVVGDIDK; encoded by the coding sequence ATGACGGAGACCACGGTCGGCATCGGCGGCGCGGCGGAGAGCACCGACATGGTGCTCAACATCGGCCCCCAGCATCCCTCCACCCACGGCGTCCTCCGCCTCCGCCTGGTCCTCGACGGCGAGCGCATCCAGCACGCGGAGCCGGTGATCGGCTACATGCACCGGGGCGCGGAGAAGCTCTTCGAGGCGCGTGACTACCGCCAGATCGTGATGCTCGCGAACCGCCACGACTGGCTGTCCGCCTTCTCGAACGAGCTCGGCGTCGTCATGGCCGTCGAGCGGATGCTCGGCATGGAGGTCCCGGAGCGAGCGGTCTGGACCCGTACGCTTCTCGCCGAGCTCAACCGGGTCCTCAACCACCTGATGTTCCTCGGGTCGTACCCCCTTGAACTGGGCGGAATCACCCCGGTCTTCTACGCGTTCCGAGAGCGCGAGGAGCTCCAGGCCGTCATGGAGGAGGTCTCCGGCGGCCGCATGCACTACATGTTCAACCGGGTCGGCGGCCTCAAGGAGGACCTGCCCGCAGGCTGGCTCGGCCGCGCCCGCGAGACCATCGCGGACGTCCGCTCCCGGATGGACGTCTACGACAACCTCGTCCTCGGCAACGAGATCTTCCGGGGCCGTACGCGCGGGGTCGGCATCCTCTCGGCGGAGGCCGTGCACGCGTACGGCGTCAGCGGCCCCATCGCCCGTGCCTCCGGCGTCGACTTCGACCTGCGGCGCGACGAGCCGTACCTCGCGTACGGCGAACTCCAGGACACCCTCAAGGTCGCCACCAGGACCGAGGGCGACTGCCTGGCCCGCTTCGAGATCCTCCTCGACCAGACACACAACGCGCTGGACATCGCGGATGCCTGCCTCGACCGGATGGCCGACCTGCCGCCCGGTCCGATCAACCAGCGGCTGCCGAAGGTACTGAAGGCCCCGGAGGGCCACACGTACGCCTGGACCGAGAACCCGCTCGGCATCAACGGGTACTACCTGGTGTCGAAGGGCGAGAAGACGCCGTACCGCCTGAAGCTGCGCTCCGCGTCGTTCAACAACATCCAGGCGCTGACGGAGCTGCTGCCGGGGACGCTGGTCGCGGACATGGTCGCGATCCTCGGATCGCTGTTCTTCGTCGTCGGCGACATCGACAAGTAG
- a CDS encoding DUF899 family protein: protein MTFPGESAEYRAARDRLLLQEVSLRRATEAVAAARRKLPPGGLVPEDYVFQGAGADGAPADVRLSELFAPGKDSLVIYGFMFPRDPGDDRPGPRTRRTAQLKREEGPCPSCTAILDQLDGAVEHVTQRVNFAVVAKAPLPRLLAFAEERGWRRLRLLSAAGNTYRRDYLAETAEGVSMPMLNVFRRDGEEIRHFWGSELLYAPTDDPSQGPRHVGTIEPLWNLFDLTPDGRGTDWDEQLDYQDYL, encoded by the coding sequence ATGACATTTCCGGGCGAGTCGGCCGAGTACCGTGCCGCGCGCGATCGGCTGCTCCTGCAGGAGGTCTCGCTGCGCCGTGCCACCGAGGCGGTGGCTGCCGCGAGGCGCAAGCTGCCTCCTGGCGGGCTGGTTCCCGAGGACTACGTCTTCCAGGGAGCCGGGGCCGACGGCGCTCCGGCCGATGTGCGGCTCTCGGAGCTGTTCGCGCCGGGCAAGGACTCGCTGGTGATCTACGGCTTCATGTTCCCGCGCGACCCCGGTGACGACCGGCCGGGCCCCAGGACGAGGCGCACAGCGCAGCTGAAGCGCGAGGAAGGGCCTTGCCCGTCGTGCACGGCGATCCTCGATCAGCTCGACGGCGCCGTCGAGCACGTCACCCAGCGCGTCAACTTCGCGGTCGTGGCGAAGGCGCCGCTGCCCCGGCTTCTCGCGTTCGCCGAGGAGCGCGGCTGGCGACGGCTGCGCCTGCTGTCCGCGGCAGGCAATACGTACCGGCGTGACTATCTCGCCGAGACGGCGGAGGGCGTGTCGATGCCGATGCTCAACGTCTTCCGGCGCGACGGCGAGGAGATCCGCCACTTCTGGGGCTCGGAGCTGCTCTACGCGCCCACCGACGATCCCAGTCAGGGTCCCCGCCATGTCGGCACCATCGAGCCGCTCTGGAACCTGTTCGACCTCACACCGGACGGGCGCGGAACCGACTGGGACGAGCAGCTGGACTACCAGGACTACCTGTAG
- a CDS encoding Rossmann-like and DUF2520 domain-containing protein has product MNVNAPHEPLDARDRPARLTVGVVGAGRVGPALAAALRLAGHRPVAVSGVSDASVRRAATLLPGVPLVTPADVMARAELVLLTVPDDALPGLVEGLAETGAVRPGQLIVHTSGRYGTGVLAPALRAGALPLALHPAMTFTGTSVDVQRLAGCSFGVTAPDELRLAAEALVIEMGGEPEWIAEESRPLYHAALALGANHLVTLVAQSMELLREAGVDAPDRMLGPLLGAALDNALRSGDAALTGPVARGDAGTVAAHVAELRKHAPHAVSGYLAMARTTADRALAHGLLKPELAEDLLGVLAEQDEGEVR; this is encoded by the coding sequence GTGAATGTGAACGCACCACACGAGCCCCTGGATGCCAGGGACCGACCAGCCCGCCTCACCGTCGGCGTGGTCGGAGCCGGCAGGGTCGGCCCGGCCCTCGCCGCCGCCCTGCGACTGGCGGGGCACCGCCCGGTCGCCGTCTCCGGCGTCTCGGACGCGTCCGTGCGCAGAGCCGCCACGCTCCTGCCCGGCGTTCCGCTGGTCACCCCCGCCGACGTAATGGCCCGCGCCGAACTGGTGCTGCTGACGGTCCCCGACGACGCACTGCCGGGTCTCGTGGAAGGTCTCGCGGAGACCGGCGCGGTCCGCCCGGGGCAGCTGATCGTGCACACCTCCGGCCGGTACGGAACCGGGGTCCTCGCACCCGCCCTGCGCGCCGGCGCGCTGCCGCTCGCCCTGCACCCCGCGATGACCTTCACCGGCACCTCCGTGGACGTCCAGCGGCTGGCCGGCTGCTCCTTCGGTGTCACCGCGCCCGACGAGCTGCGGCTGGCCGCCGAGGCCCTGGTCATCGAGATGGGCGGCGAGCCCGAGTGGATCGCGGAGGAGTCCCGTCCGCTCTACCACGCCGCCCTGGCGCTGGGCGCGAACCACCTGGTCACCCTGGTGGCCCAGTCGATGGAGCTGCTCCGTGAGGCGGGCGTCGACGCCCCCGACCGGATGCTCGGCCCGCTGCTCGGTGCCGCCCTCGACAACGCCCTGCGCTCCGGCGACGCGGCGCTCACAGGCCCTGTCGCGCGCGGCGACGCCGGCACCGTGGCCGCGCACGTCGCCGAGCTGCGCAAGCACGCGCCGCACGCCGTGTCCGGATACCTCGCAATGGCCCGTACGACCGCGGACCGCGCCCTCGCGCACGGCCTGCTCAAGCCGGAGCTGGCCGAGGACCTGCTGGGCGTACTGGCGGAGCAGGACGAAGGGGAGGTCCGATGA
- the panC gene encoding pantoate--beta-alanine ligase has protein sequence MSAFELVPTREDLRYVLDHFGAPGRTAVVMTMGALHEGHATLIRAARKHVGPKGFVVVTVFVNPLQFGVGEDLDRYPRTLDADLALAEQAGADVVFAPSADEVYPGGEPQVRIAAGPMGERLEGASRPGHFDGMLTVVAKLLHLTTPDAAFFGQKDVQQLALIRRMAQDLNFPVEIVGVPTVREEDGLALSSRNRYLSPQERRTALALSGALFAARDRLAAQEALQARASAQTMPPTPQRVAGLAAVGETRAAADAYAVSQAGQPDLSGPAAVRAAAAAVLDAATRLDPPLDLDYMALVDPSDFTEVPDTYRGDAVLAVAAKVGATRLIDNIPLTFVHEIRETRETREQGASA, from the coding sequence ATGAGTGCCTTCGAGCTGGTCCCCACGCGCGAAGACCTCCGTTACGTTCTCGACCATTTCGGTGCCCCCGGCCGTACCGCCGTCGTCATGACCATGGGCGCCCTGCACGAGGGCCACGCGACGCTGATCCGGGCCGCGCGCAAGCACGTCGGACCCAAGGGCTTTGTCGTCGTCACCGTCTTCGTCAACCCCCTCCAGTTCGGTGTGGGCGAGGACCTCGACCGCTACCCCCGCACCCTCGACGCCGACCTCGCTCTTGCCGAACAGGCAGGCGCGGACGTCGTCTTCGCCCCCTCGGCCGACGAGGTCTACCCGGGCGGAGAACCGCAGGTCCGTATCGCCGCGGGCCCGATGGGCGAGCGCCTCGAAGGAGCGTCCCGCCCGGGGCACTTCGACGGCATGCTGACCGTCGTCGCGAAGTTGCTGCACCTGACGACACCCGACGCCGCCTTCTTCGGGCAGAAGGACGTTCAGCAGCTGGCCCTTATCCGCCGCATGGCCCAGGACCTCAACTTCCCGGTGGAGATCGTCGGCGTACCGACGGTCCGTGAGGAAGACGGCCTGGCCCTGTCCAGCCGCAACCGGTACCTGTCGCCCCAGGAGCGCCGCACCGCGCTCGCCCTCTCCGGGGCCCTGTTCGCCGCCCGTGACCGGCTCGCCGCCCAGGAGGCCCTGCAGGCCCGCGCGTCGGCCCAGACGATGCCGCCGACGCCCCAGCGCGTGGCCGGGCTCGCCGCGGTCGGCGAGACGCGGGCCGCGGCCGACGCGTACGCCGTGTCGCAGGCCGGCCAGCCGGACCTGAGCGGCCCCGCTGCCGTCCGCGCGGCGGCGGCCGCCGTCCTGGACGCGGCCACGCGCCTCGACCCCCCGCTCGACCTCGACTACATGGCCCTGGTCGACCCGTCCGATTTCACCGAGGTCCCCGACACCTACCGCGGCGACGCGGTCCTCGCGGTGGCCGCCAAGGTCGGCGCGACGCGCCTGATCGACAACATTCCGCTGACCTTCGTCCACGAAATCCGCGAGACCCGCGAGACCCGCGAGCAGGGAGCCTCGGCATGA
- a CDS encoding L-aspartate oxidase, which yields MTRTGIRLNAPAPGWSIDADVVVVGSGVAGLTAALRCTAAGLRTVVVTKARLDDGSTRWAQGGIAAALGEGDTPEQHLDDTLVAGAGLCDEEAVRALVTEGPDAVRRLIETGAQFDTTAGGDIALTREGGHHRRRIAHAGGDATGAEISRALVEAVRSASLRTIENALVLDLLTDVDGRTAGVTLHVMGEGQHDGVGAVRAPAVVLATGGMGQVFSATTNPSVSTGDGVALALRAGAEVSDLEFVQFHPTVLFLGADAEGQQPLVSEAVRGEGAHLVDADGVRFMAGRHELAELAPRDIVAKAIMRRIREQGAEHMYLDARHFGADMWEARFPTILAACRSHGIDPVTQPIPVAPAAHYASGGVRTDLHGRTTVPGLYACGEVACTGVHGANRLASNSLLEGLVFAERIAEDIAAAPASPGPAVQNEEAPGPLLDPATRIEIQRVMTAGAGVLRSAESLDHAADALEALYRAAALEADGAKDAEPGVDAWEATNLLLVSRVLVAAAREREETRGCHWREDRPDRDDDAWRKHLVVRLTPDRTLAVRRTDSASFPPVRPARPARPARPARRPAHAQREQ from the coding sequence ATGACCCGCACCGGTATACGGCTGAACGCCCCCGCCCCCGGCTGGTCCATCGACGCCGACGTCGTGGTCGTCGGCTCCGGCGTCGCCGGCCTGACGGCGGCGCTCCGCTGCACCGCGGCCGGTCTGCGTACCGTCGTCGTCACCAAGGCCCGCCTGGACGACGGCTCCACGCGCTGGGCACAGGGCGGCATAGCCGCCGCGCTGGGCGAGGGCGACACCCCCGAGCAGCACCTGGACGACACGCTCGTCGCGGGCGCGGGCCTGTGCGACGAGGAGGCGGTACGGGCCCTGGTCACCGAGGGCCCCGACGCCGTACGCAGGCTGATCGAAACCGGCGCGCAGTTCGACACCACGGCCGGCGGGGACATCGCCCTCACCCGCGAGGGCGGCCACCACCGCCGCCGTATCGCGCACGCGGGCGGCGACGCCACGGGCGCCGAGATCTCCCGTGCGCTGGTTGAAGCCGTACGCTCCGCCTCGCTCCGTACGATCGAGAACGCCCTGGTCCTGGACCTGCTGACGGACGTCGACGGCCGTACCGCCGGCGTCACTCTGCACGTCATGGGCGAGGGCCAGCACGACGGCGTCGGCGCGGTCCGCGCCCCGGCCGTCGTCCTCGCCACCGGCGGCATGGGCCAGGTCTTCTCGGCCACCACCAACCCGTCCGTCTCGACGGGCGACGGCGTCGCGCTGGCGCTGCGCGCGGGCGCCGAGGTCTCGGACCTCGAATTCGTCCAGTTCCACCCGACCGTGCTCTTCCTGGGCGCGGACGCGGAGGGCCAGCAGCCGCTGGTCTCGGAAGCGGTACGGGGCGAGGGCGCCCATCTCGTCGACGCCGACGGCGTGCGCTTCATGGCGGGCCGGCACGAGCTCGCCGAACTGGCGCCCCGGGACATCGTCGCCAAGGCGATCATGCGCCGCATCCGCGAGCAGGGCGCCGAGCACATGTACCTGGACGCCCGGCACTTCGGCGCCGACATGTGGGAGGCGCGCTTCCCCACCATCCTGGCGGCCTGCCGCTCGCACGGCATCGACCCGGTCACCCAGCCCATCCCGGTCGCCCCCGCGGCCCACTACGCGTCCGGCGGCGTACGGACCGACCTCCACGGCCGTACGACGGTGCCCGGCCTGTACGCCTGCGGCGAGGTCGCCTGCACGGGCGTGCACGGCGCGAACCGCCTGGCGTCCAACTCCCTCCTGGAGGGCCTCGTCTTCGCGGAACGCATCGCGGAGGACATCGCGGCCGCCCCCGCCTCGCCCGGCCCCGCCGTGCAGAACGAAGAGGCACCCGGCCCTCTCCTCGACCCTGCGACCCGCATCGAGATCCAGCGGGTCATGACGGCCGGCGCCGGCGTGCTCCGCTCCGCCGAGAGCCTCGACCACGCGGCCGATGCCCTGGAAGCCCTGTACCGCGCGGCGGCCCTCGAAGCCGACGGCGCCAAGGACGCCGAGCCCGGCGTCGACGCCTGGGAGGCCACCAACCTGCTCCTCGTATCGCGCGTCCTGGTGGCCGCCGCCCGGGAGCGCGAGGAGACCCGCGGCTGCCACTGGCGCGAGGACCGGCCGGACCGCGACGACGACGCCTGGCGCAAGCACCTCGTCGTTCGGCTGACCCCCGACCGCACCCTCGCGGTGCGCCGCACCGACTCCGCCTCATTCCCGCCCGTACGCCCCGCACGCCCCGCACGCCCCGCACGTCCCGCACGCCGCCCCGCACACGCTCAGAGGGAGCAGTAA
- the nadC gene encoding carboxylating nicotinate-nucleotide diphosphorylase has product MSTPDNPKLLPTASGGCGDSCGCGETYELDTSECALDPGLVQLLVEAGLDPVEVEEIANVALGEDLAHGVDVTTVATVPEDAVATGDFTAREAGVVAGLRVAEAVLSIVCTDEFEVERHVEDGDRVEAGQKLISVTTRTRDLLSGERSALNLLCRLSGIATATRAWADVLEGTGAKVRDTRKTTPGLRSLEKFAVRCGGGVNHRMSLSDAALVKDNHVVAAGGVAEAFTLVRKQFPEVPIEVEVDTLAQATEVLDAGADLILLDNFTPEQTAEAVALVNGRAALESSGRLTLDTARAYAETGVDYLAVGALTHSSPILDIGLDLREAK; this is encoded by the coding sequence GTGAGTACGCCCGACAACCCCAAGCTCCTGCCGACCGCCTCCGGAGGCTGCGGCGACTCCTGCGGCTGCGGGGAGACGTACGAACTCGACACCAGCGAGTGCGCCCTCGACCCGGGCCTCGTCCAGCTCCTCGTCGAAGCGGGCCTGGACCCCGTCGAGGTCGAGGAGATCGCGAACGTCGCCCTCGGCGAGGACCTCGCCCACGGCGTGGACGTGACGACCGTCGCGACCGTCCCCGAGGACGCCGTCGCGACCGGCGACTTCACGGCGCGCGAGGCGGGCGTCGTCGCCGGTCTGCGCGTCGCCGAAGCGGTCCTCTCCATCGTCTGCACGGACGAGTTCGAGGTCGAGCGGCACGTCGAGGACGGCGACCGCGTCGAAGCCGGCCAGAAGCTGATCAGCGTCACCACCCGGACCCGCGACCTGCTCAGCGGCGAGCGCAGCGCGCTCAACCTGCTGTGCCGCCTCTCCGGCATCGCGACCGCGACCCGCGCATGGGCCGACGTACTCGAAGGCACCGGCGCCAAGGTCCGCGACACCCGCAAGACGACGCCCGGCCTGCGCTCCCTGGAGAAGTTCGCGGTCCGCTGCGGCGGCGGCGTCAACCACCGCATGTCCCTGTCGGACGCGGCGCTGGTCAAGGACAACCACGTGGTCGCGGCGGGCGGGGTGGCCGAGGCGTTCACGCTCGTACGCAAGCAGTTCCCGGAGGTCCCGATCGAGGTCGAGGTCGACACCCTGGCCCAGGCCACCGAGGTCCTGGACGCGGGCGCCGACCTGATCCTGCTGGACAACTTCACCCCGGAGCAGACGGCGGAGGCGGTGGCCCTGGTGAACGGCCGCGCGGCCCTCGAATCGTCCGGCCGCCTCACCCTCGACACGGCCCGGGCGTACGCCGAGACGGGCGTCGACTACCTCGCCGTCGGGGCGCTCACGCACTCCTCCCCGATCCTCGACATCGGCCTCGACCTCCGCGAGGCGAAGTAA
- a CDS encoding type III pantothenate kinase — protein sequence MLLTIDAGNTHTVLGLFDGEEIVEHWRISTDARRTADELAVLFQGLMGMHPLLGDELGDGIEGIAICSTVPSVLHELREVTRRYYGDVPAVLVEPGIKTGVPILMDNPKEVGADRIVNAVAAVELYGGPAIVVDFGTATTFDAVSARGEYAGGVIAPGIEISVDALGVKGAQLRKIELARPRSVIGKNTVEAMQAGIVYGFAGQVDGVAQRMARELAGPDGDPADVTVIATGGLAPMVLGESSEIDEHEPWLTLIGLRLVYERNVARM from the coding sequence ATGCTGCTCACCATCGACGCCGGCAACACCCACACGGTCCTCGGTCTGTTCGACGGCGAGGAGATCGTCGAGCACTGGCGCATCTCGACCGACGCCCGCCGCACCGCGGACGAACTCGCCGTGCTCTTCCAGGGTCTGATGGGCATGCACCCGCTGCTCGGCGACGAACTGGGCGACGGCATCGAGGGCATCGCGATCTGCTCCACCGTCCCGTCCGTCCTGCACGAACTGCGCGAGGTGACCCGCCGCTACTACGGCGACGTCCCGGCCGTGCTCGTCGAGCCGGGCATCAAGACGGGTGTGCCGATCCTGATGGACAACCCCAAGGAGGTCGGCGCGGACCGCATCGTCAACGCGGTCGCGGCGGTCGAGCTCTACGGCGGACCGGCGATCGTCGTCGACTTCGGTACGGCGACGACCTTCGACGCCGTATCGGCGCGTGGTGAGTACGCGGGCGGCGTCATCGCGCCCGGCATCGAGATCTCCGTCGACGCGCTCGGCGTCAAGGGCGCCCAGCTCCGCAAGATCGAGCTGGCCCGGCCGCGCAGCGTGATCGGCAAGAACACGGTCGAGGCCATGCAGGCCGGCATCGTGTACGGCTTCGCGGGCCAGGTCGACGGTGTCGCGCAGCGCATGGCGCGCGAGCTCGCGGGCCCGGACGGCGACCCGGCCGACGTGACCGTCATCGCCACGGGCGGTCTGGCGCCGATGGTGCTCGGCGAGTCCTCGGAGATCGACGAGCACGAGCCGTGGCTGACGCTGATCGGGCTGCGCCTGGTGTACGAGCGGAACGTGGCACGGATGTAG